In Streptomyces sp. NBC_00483, a single window of DNA contains:
- a CDS encoding 2Fe-2S iron-sulfur cluster-binding protein produces MSTPFRTSSAAYGRIDRSTTLDFVFDGTPYTGHPGDTLASALLANGVHRVATSIKYGRPRGILAAGVEEPNALVQIEAPFPEPMLTATTVELYDGLVARGLGGQGRLAGEPDPARYDAQHLHAELLIVGAGPAGLAAALAASDAGVRVVLVDSAPELGGSLLGTRETVDGRPAQEWVDSVTRRLAASGNVTVLTRTTAFGHYDDNLVLALEKRTDHLGAAAPSHVSRQRVWRIRAEQVVHATGATERPIVFDDNDRPGIMFASAARTYLGRYGVLVGRRAAVFTTNDSAYDAVLELADAGVEFAAVVDPRPTVPARLAGALAERGIPLHRDHVVTGTSGGERLSRVHIAQRSADDARRHGVDCDVLLVSGGWNPAVALFSQARGKLRYDAELATFVPTEALPTVRTAGAADGLRTLGECLGSGIAATATALEALGVAVAPFGVPAAATEQPSASAVLWRVPSPQDGAEGTAQFVDLQRDALASDVFRATRAGLRSVEHVKRYTTIGTAHDQGRTSGILTSGIVAEALGEEVADLGTTSFRPPVQPIAFAAFAGRNRGELFDPVRVTALHAWHERHGALFEDVGQWKRPCYYPLPGETMDDAVQRECHAARNGVAMMDGSTLGKISVQGPDAGELLNRLYTNMMATLKPGRIRYGVMCGVDGMTIDDGTVIRVSENEFLVTTTTGNAAKVLEWMEEWLQTEWPDLRVHLTSVTEHWATVPLVGPRSREVLAAVVGDGLDVSNEAFPFMSWRDTVIAGVDARLCRISFSGELAYEVNVPAWYATTVWQALYDAGQPLGLTPYGTETMHVLRAEKAYPIIGQDTDGTVTPQDLGMNWVISKKKPDFVGKRSFARPENQRPDRKRLVALLPTDERTLLPEGAQIIATEAVPAPPVPMLGHVTSSYRSDALQRTFALALVRSGAALVGETLYVPLDGATVPVTVAEPVLFDKEGARRDG; encoded by the coding sequence ATGAGCACTCCCTTCCGTACCTCCTCCGCCGCGTACGGGCGCATCGACCGCTCCACCACGCTGGACTTCGTCTTCGACGGGACGCCGTACACGGGGCACCCCGGTGACACCCTCGCCTCCGCGCTGCTGGCGAACGGCGTGCACCGGGTGGCGACGAGCATCAAGTACGGCCGCCCGCGCGGCATCCTGGCCGCCGGTGTCGAGGAGCCCAACGCGCTCGTGCAGATCGAGGCGCCGTTCCCCGAGCCGATGCTCACCGCCACCACGGTCGAGCTCTACGACGGTCTGGTGGCGCGCGGCCTCGGCGGCCAGGGGCGGCTCGCCGGCGAACCCGATCCCGCCCGCTACGACGCGCAGCACCTGCACGCCGAGCTGCTGATCGTCGGCGCGGGCCCTGCCGGTCTCGCGGCCGCGCTCGCCGCGTCCGACGCAGGGGTCCGGGTCGTCCTCGTCGACAGCGCACCGGAGTTGGGAGGCAGCCTGCTCGGCACGCGGGAGACCGTCGACGGCCGGCCCGCGCAGGAGTGGGTGGACTCGGTGACGCGGCGGCTCGCGGCGTCCGGGAACGTGACCGTCCTGACCCGCACCACCGCCTTCGGCCACTACGACGACAACCTCGTCCTCGCCCTGGAGAAGCGCACCGACCACCTCGGCGCCGCCGCCCCGAGCCACGTGTCCCGGCAGCGGGTGTGGCGCATCCGTGCCGAGCAGGTTGTGCACGCGACCGGCGCCACCGAGCGGCCGATCGTCTTCGACGACAACGACCGCCCCGGCATCATGTTCGCTTCCGCGGCCCGTACGTACCTGGGCCGGTACGGCGTCCTCGTCGGCCGCCGGGCCGCCGTCTTCACGACGAACGACTCCGCGTACGACGCGGTGCTCGAACTCGCCGACGCGGGAGTGGAGTTCGCCGCCGTGGTCGACCCGCGGCCGACCGTCCCCGCGCGGCTCGCCGGGGCGCTGGCCGAGCGTGGCATCCCGCTGCACCGCGACCATGTCGTCACCGGGACCAGCGGCGGCGAGCGTCTCTCCCGTGTGCACATCGCCCAGCGTTCGGCGGACGACGCCCGGCGGCACGGCGTCGACTGCGACGTGCTGCTCGTCTCCGGCGGCTGGAACCCGGCCGTGGCCCTGTTCAGCCAGGCGCGCGGGAAGCTGCGCTACGACGCGGAGCTCGCCACGTTCGTGCCCACCGAGGCGCTCCCGACCGTACGGACGGCGGGCGCCGCGGACGGTCTGCGCACGCTCGGGGAGTGTCTCGGCAGCGGCATCGCCGCGACGGCCACGGCGCTGGAGGCGCTCGGCGTCGCGGTCGCGCCGTTCGGCGTTCCGGCGGCGGCCACGGAACAGCCATCCGCCAGCGCGGTGTTGTGGCGCGTGCCCAGCCCGCAGGACGGCGCGGAGGGTACGGCGCAGTTCGTCGATCTGCAACGCGACGCGCTCGCCAGCGACGTGTTCCGGGCCACCCGCGCCGGGCTCCGCTCCGTCGAGCACGTGAAGCGCTACACCACCATCGGCACCGCCCACGACCAGGGGCGTACGTCCGGGATCCTCACCTCGGGCATCGTCGCCGAGGCGCTCGGCGAGGAGGTGGCGGATCTCGGCACCACCAGCTTCCGGCCGCCCGTGCAGCCCATCGCGTTCGCCGCCTTCGCGGGCCGCAACCGGGGCGAGCTGTTCGACCCGGTGCGGGTGACCGCGCTGCACGCCTGGCACGAGCGGCACGGCGCGCTGTTCGAGGACGTCGGCCAGTGGAAGCGGCCCTGCTACTACCCGCTGCCCGGCGAGACGATGGACGACGCGGTGCAGCGCGAGTGCCACGCGGCGCGCAACGGCGTTGCCATGATGGACGGTTCGACGCTCGGCAAGATCAGCGTGCAGGGCCCGGACGCGGGCGAGCTGCTCAACCGGCTCTACACGAACATGATGGCCACACTGAAGCCCGGCCGGATCCGCTACGGGGTCATGTGCGGCGTCGACGGGATGACCATCGACGACGGCACGGTCATCCGCGTCTCGGAGAACGAGTTCCTCGTCACGACCACAACGGGCAACGCCGCCAAGGTCCTTGAGTGGATGGAGGAGTGGCTCCAGACGGAGTGGCCCGACCTGCGCGTCCACCTCACGTCCGTGACCGAGCACTGGGCGACGGTCCCGCTCGTGGGCCCGCGCTCCCGGGAGGTGCTCGCCGCGGTCGTCGGCGACGGCCTGGACGTCTCCAACGAGGCGTTCCCGTTCATGAGTTGGCGGGACACGGTGATCGCGGGCGTCGACGCCCGACTGTGCCGCATCAGCTTCTCCGGCGAGCTCGCGTACGAGGTCAATGTGCCGGCCTGGTACGCCACCACGGTCTGGCAGGCGCTGTACGACGCCGGGCAGCCGCTGGGCCTCACCCCGTACGGCACCGAGACCATGCACGTGCTGCGCGCCGAGAAGGCGTACCCGATCATCGGGCAGGACACCGACGGCACGGTCACCCCGCAGGACCTCGGCATGAACTGGGTGATCTCCAAGAAGAAGCCGGACTTCGTCGGCAAGCGCTCCTTCGCCCGGCCCGAGAACCAGCGCCCCGACCGCAAGCGGCTGGTCGCGCTGCTGCCCACCGACGAGCGCACCCTGCTGCCGGAAGGCGCGCAGATCATCGCCACCGAGGCGGTCCCCGCACCGCCGGTCCCGATGCTCGGCCATGTCACCTCCAGCTACCGCAGCGACGCCCTGCAACGCACCTTCGCCCTGGCGCTCGTGCGCTCCGGCGCCGCCCTCGTCGGCGAGACCCTCTACGTCCCGCTCGACGGCGCCACCGTGCCGGTGACCGTCGCCGAACCCGTCCTCTTCGACAAGGAAGGAGCCCGCCGTGACGGCTGA
- a CDS encoding sarcosine oxidase subunit delta — protein MQLIPCPWCGPREETEFHYGGQAHVEHPADPHALDDEQWAQYVFFRDNPKGPFAERWAHTAGCRRWFNAVRDTVSYEFLTVYPVGPPNPLGTGTRERQEATA, from the coding sequence ATGCAGTTGATTCCCTGCCCCTGGTGCGGGCCGCGCGAGGAGACCGAGTTCCACTACGGCGGCCAGGCGCACGTCGAGCACCCCGCGGACCCGCATGCGCTCGACGACGAGCAGTGGGCCCAGTACGTCTTCTTCCGCGACAACCCCAAGGGCCCCTTCGCCGAGCGGTGGGCGCACACGGCGGGCTGTCGCCGCTGGTTCAACGCCGTGCGCGACACCGTGAGTTACGAGTTCCTGACCGTGTACCCCGTGGGGCCCCCGAACCCGCTCGGCACCGGCACGCGAGAGCGCCAGGAGGCGACCGCATGA
- a CDS encoding sarcosine oxidase subunit beta family protein: protein MTPDAHDLPDHPDFLWRNADPKKSYDVVIVGGGGHGLATAYYLAKNHGITNIAVLEKGWLAGGNMARNTTIIRSNYLWDESSGIYESSLKLWETLEQDLDYPILFSQRGVLNLAHNLQDVRDSKRRVYANQLNGIDAEWLEPDEVAKVCPIVNTSPDVRYPVHGATYQPRAGIAKHDYVAWGFARRCDAYGIDLIQNCEVTGIDVSGGRVTGVRTTRGRIAAGKVALAAAGHTSVLAQMVGLRLPLQSHPLQALVSELLEPVHPTVVMSNAVHVYVSQAHKGELVMGAGIDSYNGYGQRGAFHIIERQMAAALELFPVFARAHMLRTWGGIVDTTPDASPIVGLTPVEDLYLNCGWGTGGFKATPGVGWAYAHTIATGEPHDTNAPFTLDRFTTGALVDEHGAAAVAH, encoded by the coding sequence ATGACCCCCGACGCACACGACCTCCCCGACCACCCCGACTTCCTGTGGCGCAACGCCGACCCGAAGAAGTCCTACGACGTCGTGATCGTGGGCGGCGGCGGACACGGCCTGGCGACGGCGTACTACCTCGCCAAGAACCACGGCATCACGAACATCGCCGTCCTGGAGAAGGGGTGGCTGGCCGGCGGCAACATGGCCCGCAACACCACCATCATCCGCTCCAACTATCTGTGGGACGAGAGCTCGGGCATCTACGAGAGCTCGCTCAAGCTGTGGGAGACGCTGGAGCAGGACCTCGACTACCCGATCCTGTTCAGCCAGCGCGGCGTCCTCAACCTCGCGCACAACCTCCAGGACGTCCGCGACAGCAAGCGCCGGGTGTACGCGAACCAGCTCAACGGCATCGACGCCGAGTGGCTGGAGCCGGACGAGGTCGCCAAGGTGTGTCCGATCGTCAACACCAGCCCGGACGTGCGCTATCCGGTGCACGGCGCCACGTACCAGCCGCGCGCCGGCATCGCCAAGCACGACTACGTGGCGTGGGGATTCGCCCGCCGCTGCGACGCCTACGGCATCGACCTCATCCAGAACTGCGAGGTCACCGGCATCGATGTGAGCGGGGGCCGGGTCACCGGGGTGCGGACCACCCGGGGGCGGATCGCCGCGGGGAAGGTCGCGCTCGCGGCGGCCGGGCACACCTCCGTCCTCGCGCAGATGGTCGGCCTGCGGCTGCCGTTGCAGAGCCACCCACTGCAGGCGCTGGTGTCGGAGCTGTTGGAGCCCGTGCACCCGACCGTCGTGATGTCCAACGCGGTGCATGTGTACGTGTCCCAGGCGCACAAGGGCGAACTCGTCATGGGCGCGGGCATCGACAGCTACAACGGGTACGGGCAGCGCGGCGCCTTCCACATCATCGAGCGGCAGATGGCCGCCGCCCTGGAGCTGTTCCCGGTGTTCGCGCGCGCCCACATGCTGCGTACCTGGGGCGGCATCGTCGACACCACCCCGGACGCCTCCCCCATCGTCGGGCTCACCCCGGTCGAGGACCTGTACCTCAACTGCGGCTGGGGAACCGGCGGTTTCAAGGCGACGCCGGGTGTCGGCTGGGCGTACGCGCACACCATCGCGACCGGTGAACCCCATGACACCAACGCGCCGTTCACCCTCGACCGGTTCACGACCGGCGCCCTCGTCGACGAGCACGGCGCCGCCGCCGTCGCGCACTGA
- a CDS encoding LysR family transcriptional regulator, producing the protein MLLRQLEYLVALTGTGHFAKAAEQCFVSQPTLSEGIRKLETELGVPLVRRGRRFEGLTAEGEQVVLWARRMLADRDAMESGLAALREGLSGELRLGAVPTAVGAVALLTQPFCAANPHTTVNVQADLQGDDIVRRLRAFELHGAVSYHSRNLDLPFVPLYRERYVVLTQEDPDRSAQEISWAQAAALPLCLLHPRMLGRRVLDDVFAELSLSVAPRVETDSIASLIAHVRTGQWSSIIPHTWLHVFGIPAGMEAVPLHGPRRSARIGLLLPPRDPLSVMEQALADLARASRMHTVLDVLPG; encoded by the coding sequence GTGCTCCTGCGCCAGCTCGAATACCTCGTCGCGCTCACCGGCACCGGCCACTTCGCCAAGGCCGCCGAGCAGTGCTTCGTGTCGCAGCCGACGCTGTCCGAGGGCATCCGCAAGCTGGAGACGGAACTCGGGGTGCCGCTGGTGCGGCGCGGCCGACGCTTCGAGGGTCTGACGGCGGAGGGCGAGCAGGTCGTGCTGTGGGCCCGCCGGATGCTCGCGGACCGGGACGCCATGGAGTCGGGGCTCGCGGCGCTGCGCGAAGGGCTGAGCGGTGAGCTGCGGCTCGGCGCCGTGCCCACGGCGGTCGGCGCGGTCGCCCTGCTCACGCAGCCGTTCTGCGCGGCCAACCCGCACACCACGGTGAACGTCCAGGCCGACCTCCAGGGTGACGACATCGTGCGCCGGCTGCGCGCCTTCGAGCTGCACGGCGCGGTCTCGTACCACAGCAGGAACCTGGATCTGCCGTTCGTGCCGCTGTACCGGGAGCGCTATGTCGTGCTCACCCAGGAGGACCCGGACCGCTCGGCGCAGGAGATCAGCTGGGCCCAGGCGGCCGCGCTGCCGCTGTGTCTGCTGCATCCGCGGATGCTGGGGCGCCGGGTCCTGGACGACGTGTTCGCGGAGCTGTCCCTGTCGGTGGCGCCGCGCGTGGAGACGGACTCCATCGCCTCGCTGATCGCGCATGTGCGCACCGGCCAGTGGTCGAGCATCATCCCGCACACGTGGCTGCACGTCTTCGGGATCCCCGCCGGGATGGAGGCCGTGCCGCTGCACGGTCCGCGGCGCAGCGCGCGGATCGGCCTGCTGCTGCCGCCGCGCGATCCGCTGTCGGTGATGGAGCAGGCGCTCGCGGACCTGGCCCGCGCCTCGCGGATGCACACCGTTCTGGACGTGCTGCCGGGCTGA
- a CDS encoding FdhF/YdeP family oxidoreductase, with product MGVRAIEEPEEDLSLSKPKTWATGAPAVAHALQYALSQTSPKRTALTLLNINQDGGIDCPGCAWPEGAPDKRHRNEYCENGAKHIADEATTRRVTREFFAEHPVSELAKSSDYWLNQQGRLTEPMVKYPDSDHYEPIGWDGALGLLADELNDLDSPDEALFYTSGRLANEPAFLLQLFARAFGTNNLPDCSNLCHESSGSALNETLGIGKGSVSLDDLHNSDLVFVVGQNPGTNHPRMLTALEETKRRGGKIVAVNPLPEAGLLRFKHPQKARGVIGRGTEIADQFLQIRPGGDLALFQALNLLLLETEDKAPGTVLDREFIDAHTSGYEVFTDNIRGLDWAEVLKATGLTREEIEEVHQRVLGAKNVIVCWAMGLTQHKHGVPTIREVVNFLLLRGNIGRPGAGVCPVRGHSNVQGDRTMGVWERMPQSFLDALEKEFDFAPPTRHGADAVDAIRAMRDGRAQVFVGVAGNFVRATPDSDVTERALRNCRLTAHISTKLNRSHAVCGRTALILPTLGRSDRDIQSGGEQFMTVEDSMSDVHATRGRLAPASPALLSEVSIISRLARRTLGERHGITWQEFENDYDTVREHIANVVPGFDDFNRRVREPGGFNLPNPVNKRVFQTASGTAVFTANTFTGLTAPPGHLILQTLRSHDQWNTIPYAMDDRYRGVKGARRVVLANAEDLAELGIAEGTLVDLISVWTDGSERTAPAFRVVGYPTPRGSAAAYYPETNVLVPLDSVAEKSNTPTSKAVIIRMEPVEGDGPGQSR from the coding sequence ATGGGCGTGCGCGCGATCGAAGAGCCTGAAGAGGATCTTTCCCTGAGCAAGCCCAAGACCTGGGCCACCGGGGCGCCCGCCGTGGCCCACGCGCTCCAGTACGCGCTGAGCCAGACCTCGCCCAAGCGCACCGCCCTGACCCTGCTCAACATCAACCAGGACGGCGGCATCGACTGCCCCGGCTGTGCCTGGCCCGAGGGCGCACCGGACAAGCGGCACCGCAACGAGTACTGCGAGAACGGCGCCAAGCACATCGCCGACGAGGCCACCACCCGCCGCGTCACCCGCGAGTTCTTCGCCGAGCACCCGGTCAGCGAGCTGGCGAAGAGCTCCGACTACTGGCTCAACCAGCAGGGCCGGCTGACCGAGCCCATGGTCAAGTACCCGGACAGCGACCACTACGAGCCGATCGGCTGGGACGGCGCGCTCGGCCTGCTCGCCGACGAGCTCAATGACCTGGACAGCCCCGACGAGGCGCTGTTCTACACCTCGGGCCGGCTTGCCAACGAGCCCGCGTTCCTGCTCCAGCTGTTCGCGCGGGCCTTCGGCACCAACAACCTGCCCGACTGCTCCAACCTGTGCCACGAGTCCAGCGGCTCGGCCCTCAACGAGACGCTGGGCATCGGGAAGGGCAGCGTCAGCCTCGACGACCTGCACAACAGCGACCTGGTCTTCGTCGTCGGCCAGAACCCGGGCACCAACCATCCCCGGATGCTCACCGCTCTCGAGGAGACCAAGCGGCGCGGCGGGAAGATCGTCGCGGTCAACCCGCTGCCCGAGGCGGGGCTGCTGCGCTTCAAGCACCCGCAGAAGGCGCGGGGTGTCATCGGCCGGGGCACCGAGATCGCCGACCAGTTCCTGCAGATCCGGCCCGGCGGCGACCTCGCCCTGTTCCAGGCGCTGAACCTGCTGCTCCTGGAGACCGAGGACAAGGCACCCGGCACGGTCCTCGACCGCGAGTTCATCGACGCCCACACCTCGGGCTACGAAGTCTTCACCGACAACATCCGCGGACTCGACTGGGCGGAGGTCCTCAAGGCCACGGGACTCACGCGCGAGGAGATCGAAGAGGTCCACCAGCGGGTGCTCGGCGCCAAGAACGTCATCGTGTGCTGGGCCATGGGGCTGACCCAGCACAAGCACGGCGTCCCCACCATCCGCGAAGTCGTCAATTTCCTTCTGCTGCGCGGAAACATCGGCAGGCCTGGCGCCGGCGTCTGCCCGGTGCGCGGCCACAGCAATGTGCAGGGCGACCGCACCATGGGCGTGTGGGAGCGCATGCCGCAGTCGTTCCTCGACGCCCTGGAGAAGGAATTCGACTTCGCCCCGCCCACCCGGCACGGCGCCGACGCGGTCGACGCGATCCGGGCCATGCGCGACGGGCGGGCCCAGGTGTTCGTGGGGGTGGCGGGCAATTTCGTCCGCGCCACGCCCGACAGCGACGTGACCGAACGCGCCCTGCGCAATTGCCGGTTGACGGCCCACATCTCGACCAAACTGAATCGCTCGCACGCCGTGTGCGGCCGCACCGCGCTGATTCTTCCCACGCTGGGGCGCAGCGACCGCGACATTCAGTCGGGCGGTGAGCAGTTCATGACGGTCGAGGACTCGATGAGCGATGTGCACGCCACCCGCGGCCGGCTCGCGCCCGCCTCACCCGCGCTGCTCAGTGAGGTGTCCATCATCAGCAGGCTCGCCCGCAGGACCCTCGGCGAGCGGCACGGGATCACCTGGCAGGAATTCGAGAACGACTACGACACCGTTCGCGAGCACATCGCGAACGTGGTGCCGGGATTCGACGACTTCAACCGGCGCGTGCGGGAACCGGGCGGCTTCAACCTGCCCAACCCCGTCAACAAGCGCGTCTTCCAGACGGCGAGCGGCACCGCCGTCTTCACCGCGAACACCTTCACCGGGCTCACCGCACCGCCCGGCCACCTGATCCTGCAGACGCTGCGCTCGCACGACCAGTGGAACACCATCCCGTACGCGATGGACGACCGGTACCGCGGCGTCAAGGGCGCGCGGCGCGTCGTCCTGGCCAATGCGGAGGACCTCGCCGAACTCGGCATCGCGGAGGGGACTTTGGTCGACCTGATCAGCGTGTGGACCGATGGCAGCGAGCGTACGGCGCCCGCTTTCCGCGTCGTCGGCTACCCGACGCCCCGGGGCTCCGCTGCCGCCTACTACCCGGAGACCAACGTCCTCGTCCCGCTGGACAGTGTCGCCGAGAAGAGCAACACCCCCACGTCCAAGGCCGTGATCATCCGGATGGAACCGGTCGAGGGGGACGGCCCCGGTCAGTCGAGGTAG
- a CDS encoding IclR family transcriptional regulator translates to MRKHDADSETSGSPGTGVQSVDRAVSVLEILARRGEAGVSEIAAEIDVHKSTAFRLLGALEARDLVEQSGDRGKYRIGFGIVRLASSVTDNFDVTQQARPFCEQLAEEFGEAVNIAILQEHYAVNVLQVRGPMAVSTHNWVGQLTPMHATSSGKILLAHVPERERAEMLAASHMKKMTPHTLTAKGKLERDLAQTLERGYAVTLEELELGLHGMAAPIRNAQGEVIAAISASGPAYRFSEERMHELSPTLLRSAQDISRKMGYLD, encoded by the coding sequence ATGAGAAAGCATGACGCAGACAGTGAGACATCGGGCTCGCCGGGCACAGGAGTGCAGTCCGTCGACCGTGCCGTGAGCGTTCTGGAGATTCTCGCGCGGCGCGGGGAAGCAGGCGTCAGTGAGATCGCCGCGGAAATCGACGTGCACAAGTCGACGGCCTTCCGTCTGCTGGGCGCGCTGGAGGCGCGCGACTTGGTCGAGCAGTCGGGCGACCGGGGAAAGTACCGGATCGGTTTCGGCATCGTACGCCTGGCCAGCTCGGTCACCGACAATTTCGATGTGACGCAGCAGGCCCGCCCGTTCTGCGAGCAGCTCGCGGAGGAATTCGGCGAGGCGGTCAACATCGCCATTCTGCAGGAACATTACGCGGTGAACGTCCTCCAGGTGCGCGGCCCGATGGCGGTCAGCACGCACAATTGGGTCGGCCAGCTCACCCCGATGCATGCCACATCCAGTGGAAAAATATTGCTCGCTCATGTACCGGAGCGGGAGCGCGCGGAAATGCTCGCGGCGTCCCATATGAAAAAGATGACACCGCACACCCTGACCGCCAAGGGAAAGCTCGAGAGGGATCTCGCGCAGACGCTTGAGCGCGGATATGCGGTGACGCTCGAGGAATTGGAGCTAGGGCTGCACGGAATGGCCGCACCCATCAGAAATGCCCAGGGCGAGGTCATCGCCGCGATCAGTGCCTCGGGTCCCGCCTACCGGTTCTCCGAGGAGCGGATGCACGAGCTCTCCCCCACGCTGCTGCGCAGCGCGCAGGACATCAGCCGCAAGATGGGCTACCTCGACTGA
- a CDS encoding S-(hydroxymethyl)mycothiol dehydrogenase: MTHEVRAVVARKQGAPVSVETILVPEPGPGEALVQVRACGVCHTDLHYREGGIGDEFPFLLGHEAAGVVESVGDGVTDVAPGDFVILNWRAVCGSCRACRRGRPWYCFATRNATQPMTLLDGTALSPALGIGAFAEKTLVAAGQCTKVDRAAPAAAAGLLGCGVMAGFGAAVNTGGVGRGDSVAVIGCGGVGIAAIAGAKVAGAARIIAVDIDERKLAKAERFGATDTVDSSRTDPVEAVRSLTGGFGADVVVEAVGRPETYQQAFYARDLAGTVVLVGVPTPEMKLELPLADVFGRGGALKSSWYGDCLPSRDFPALIDLYLQGRFDLGAFVSEEIGLDEVESAFDAMRRGDVLRSVVTL; this comes from the coding sequence GTGACTCACGAGGTACGCGCAGTGGTCGCCCGCAAGCAGGGCGCCCCCGTCTCCGTGGAAACGATCCTGGTCCCGGAGCCCGGGCCGGGGGAGGCGCTGGTGCAGGTGCGGGCCTGCGGCGTCTGCCACACCGATCTGCACTACCGGGAGGGCGGGATCGGCGACGAGTTCCCGTTCCTGCTCGGTCACGAGGCCGCAGGCGTCGTCGAGTCCGTCGGCGACGGGGTCACCGACGTGGCGCCCGGCGACTTCGTGATCCTCAACTGGCGTGCCGTGTGCGGCAGTTGCCGGGCCTGTCGACGCGGCCGGCCCTGGTACTGCTTCGCCACGCGCAATGCCACGCAGCCCATGACCCTCCTCGACGGCACGGCGCTCTCGCCGGCCCTCGGCATCGGCGCGTTCGCCGAGAAGACGCTCGTCGCCGCCGGGCAGTGCACCAAGGTCGACCGGGCCGCACCGGCCGCCGCGGCGGGCCTGCTCGGCTGCGGCGTCATGGCGGGCTTCGGGGCCGCGGTCAACACCGGAGGCGTCGGCAGGGGCGACTCGGTGGCCGTCATCGGCTGTGGGGGCGTCGGCATCGCGGCGATCGCCGGGGCGAAGGTCGCAGGGGCCGCCCGCATCATCGCCGTGGACATCGACGAGCGAAAGCTGGCGAAGGCCGAGCGGTTCGGCGCCACCGACACCGTCGACTCCTCCAGGACCGACCCCGTCGAGGCGGTGCGCTCCCTCACCGGCGGCTTCGGCGCGGACGTCGTCGTGGAGGCGGTGGGCCGCCCCGAGACCTACCAACAGGCCTTCTACGCACGCGACTTGGCGGGCACCGTGGTCCTTGTGGGCGTCCCTACCCCCGAGATGAAGCTGGAACTGCCGCTCGCCGACGTCTTCGGCCGCGGCGGCGCCCTCAAGTCCTCCTGGTACGGGGACTGCCTGCCCTCCCGCGACTTCCCCGCCCTCATCGACCTCTACCTCCAGGGCCGCTTCGACCTCGGCGCGTTCGTCAGCGAGGAGATCGGCCTCGACGAGGTGGAGTCCGCGTTCGACGCCATGCGCCGCGGAGACGTACTGCGCTCAGTGGTGACGCTGTGA
- a CDS encoding aromatic ring-hydroxylating oxygenase subunit alpha: MSITSLPPSLISTLPGDYYTDPQIFAQEQEHIFESMWFCVSRASDLTKPGSFRTYQVGRESVLVSRSRDGSVRAFLNICRHRGAKLCTEESGEVRRNFQCPYHAWTYGLDGKLIAAPNLTSMPDIDRTAYGLVTVHVREWLGYVWVCLAEQPPSFEDEVIGAVSSRLGGADAIENYAIEDLDLGKRITYDVRANWKLIIENFMECYHCATIHPELTEVLPEFKDGLAAQYFVGHGAEFADEARGFTVDGSEGLDRIPSVADEQDRRYYAITVRPQVFINLVPDHVIIHRMYPISHDRTIVECDWLYLPHVVDSGGDSKDIARSVELFHRVNQQDFDACERTQPAMSSRAYVKGGVLVPSEHHIGEFHAWLQARLGTQRAH, from the coding sequence ATGAGCATCACGAGCCTGCCCCCGAGCCTGATCTCCACGCTTCCCGGCGACTACTACACCGACCCGCAGATCTTCGCGCAGGAGCAGGAGCACATCTTCGAGTCCATGTGGTTCTGTGTGAGCCGGGCCTCCGACCTCACCAAGCCGGGAAGCTTCCGCACCTACCAAGTGGGCCGGGAGAGCGTCCTCGTCTCACGCTCCCGCGACGGCTCCGTCCGCGCGTTCCTCAACATCTGCCGGCACCGCGGCGCCAAGCTGTGCACCGAGGAGTCCGGTGAGGTCAGGCGGAACTTCCAGTGCCCGTACCATGCCTGGACCTACGGCCTCGACGGCAAGCTGATCGCCGCACCCAACCTGACGTCGATGCCGGACATCGACCGCACCGCATACGGCCTGGTCACCGTGCACGTCAGGGAGTGGCTCGGATACGTGTGGGTGTGCCTGGCCGAGCAGCCGCCCTCCTTCGAGGACGAGGTGATCGGCGCGGTCAGCTCACGCCTCGGCGGCGCCGACGCCATCGAGAACTACGCGATCGAGGACCTCGACCTCGGCAAGCGCATCACGTACGACGTCCGGGCCAACTGGAAACTCATCATCGAGAACTTCATGGAGTGCTACCACTGCGCCACCATTCATCCCGAACTCACCGAGGTGCTCCCGGAGTTCAAGGACGGACTGGCGGCCCAGTACTTCGTCGGCCACGGCGCCGAGTTCGCCGACGAGGCCAGGGGCTTCACCGTCGACGGATCCGAGGGACTCGACCGCATCCCCTCGGTCGCCGACGAGCAGGACCGGCGCTACTACGCGATCACCGTCCGGCCCCAGGTGTTCATCAACCTGGTCCCGGACCACGTGATCATCCACCGGATGTACCCGATCTCCCACGACCGCACGATCGTCGAGTGCGACTGGCTCTATCTGCCGCACGTCGTGGACAGCGGCGGGGACAGTAAGGACATAGCGCGCTCCGTCGAACTGTTCCACCGCGTCAACCAGCAGGACTTCGACGCCTGCGAGCGCACCCAGCCCGCGATGAGCTCGCGCGCCTACGTCAAGGGCGGCGTCCTCGTCCCCAGCGAACACCACATCGGCGAGTTCCACGCCTGGCTCCAGGCCCGGCTCGGCACGCAGCGCGCCCATTGA